The sequence CGTGATTTAAATTACTCTGTGTTATGGTGTAGTTCTTAAATGGCCTTTTTGATTCAGTGTATTGATGAGGATCTTGTTGGTAATGGTGTTACTAATTGCCTTGGTATTGCCCGTGATGACCTATGCCCAGGGTTGGTATTTACCCATTAACTCAAGTCAGGTATCCGTAGTGGTGTCACCAGTAAACTCTACGTATATCCTTAACGTGATTAGTGGAGCGAGGTGTTGCGTATATGTTGAGGCTTATGAATTGACTTATCAACCCCTGGTTAATGATTTGGTGAATTTGTCTCAAAGGGGTATTGAGGTTTATGTGGTCCTGTCGGGTAGTGCCTATGGCGGTATTCCCGAGGCGGAGTACTCAGCTGTTAATGAGTTGGTTAGTTCGGGTGCTCATGTTTCGTTTAATTATGACTATGATTATGTCCATAGTAAGGTCTTCGTTATTGATAATGAAACCGTGATAATAGGTTCAATAAACCCGACTTACTACGGTTTCGAGAACGACCTGGGTATTGACCTTGTGATTAGGAACTCAAGTGTTGCCCAGGTCTTTGCCGAGGTAATACTCACTGATTACCGTAATGGGTCAATTACGTGGATTAACTACCCAGGTGTCGTAGTATCGCCAATAAACTCCATGGAGTACCTAGAGGACCTACTTAACCAGCCAGGGACGCTCTATATGGCCTTTGAGGAACTCTACCCATCCTCAGGAATGTATGACCTAATCGCTATGCATGGCGATAGGATAGTACTCGTGGGGCAGTACAGTGAGAATGAGGAGGCGGTCAATGAGTTGGGCGCCGTGATGGTTAATAACCTAACGGCCAAGGCAATGGTGGTGGGGAATTATGTATACGTGGGTAGTGTAAACCTTGATTATACATCACTACACAGTAATAGGGAGCTCGGTATAATAATTGAGAATCCGCAGGTGGCCCAGGAAGTAATTACCGTAATACAGCAGTGGTACGGCGAGAGC is a genomic window of Vulcanisaeta souniana JCM 11219 containing:
- a CDS encoding phospholipase D-like domain-containing protein yields the protein MRILLVMVLLIALVLPVMTYAQGWYLPINSSQVSVVVSPVNSTYILNVISGARCCVYVEAYELTYQPLVNDLVNLSQRGIEVYVVLSGSAYGGIPEAEYSAVNELVSSGAHVSFNYDYDYVHSKVFVIDNETVIIGSINPTYYGFENDLGIDLVIRNSSVAQVFAEVILTDYRNGSITWINYPGVVVSPINSMEYLEDLLNQPGTLYMAFEELYPSSGMYDLIAMHGDRIVLVGQYSENEEAVNELGAVMVNNLTAKAMVVGNYVYVGSVNLDYTSLHSNRELGIIIENPQVAQEVITVIQQWYGESKLQNQQVIHQTNYSSAQALLLLILLVLIIYMLRYSRRPKRRKGMPRL